In Tolypothrix sp. NIES-4075, the following proteins share a genomic window:
- a CDS encoding superoxide dismutase: protein MTIDRRHFLFLLGASVGAFALDTHASAEKAPISQTTPSGNTGGTPISLPPLPYAYDALEPHIDQATMQFHHDKHHAAYVKNLNAALDKHPELKSKPVEEMLRNLNSVPADIRQIVRNNGGGHVNHSMFWLIMKPQGGGEPTGAIASAINQSFGSFAAFKKQFNEAGTGRFGSGWVWLVRNNGKLEVTTTANQDSPLTEGKYPILGNDVWEHAYYLKYQNRRPEYLDAWWNVLNWDEINKRFAAASKTA from the coding sequence ATGACTATAGATCGTCGCCATTTCTTGTTTTTACTTGGTGCGAGTGTCGGTGCTTTTGCCTTAGATACTCATGCTTCGGCAGAAAAAGCCCCAATTAGCCAAACTACTCCATCTGGCAATACTGGGGGAACTCCTATATCACTTCCTCCGTTACCCTATGCTTACGATGCGCTTGAACCACACATCGATCAAGCAACAATGCAGTTTCACCACGATAAACACCATGCAGCTTATGTGAAAAATTTGAATGCAGCGTTAGATAAACACCCAGAACTAAAAAGCAAACCAGTTGAAGAAATGTTACGCAACCTCAACAGCGTGCCGGCAGATATTCGCCAAATAGTACGCAACAATGGTGGTGGACATGTGAATCATTCAATGTTTTGGCTAATTATGAAACCGCAAGGTGGGGGAGAACCAACAGGAGCGATCGCTTCCGCTATTAATCAAAGCTTTGGTAGTTTCGCTGCTTTCAAAAAGCAATTTAACGAAGCTGGTACTGGTCGTTTTGGTAGCGGTTGGGTTTGGCTTGTCCGCAACAATGGCAAGCTAGAAGTAACCACTACAGCTAACCAAGACAGTCCCCTCACTGAAGGCAAATATCCAATTTTGGGTAATGATGTCTGGGAACACGCATATTACCTTAAGTACCAAAACCGCCGCCCCGAATACTTAGATGCTTGGTGGAACGTATTAAATTGGGACGAAATTAATAAACGCTTTGCCGCAGCCAGTAAAACCGCTTAG
- a CDS encoding MBOAT family O-acyltransferase yields the protein MSFISIVYGLFLLSVLGIYWSLAQEKLRLWTLLIASLVFYASLQAQYIPLLLALVFINFRLGLALGENTSPGEHTLDWRISNEEWQFAQADWNRHRLKILWLGVILNVLLLLSFKYLQPFFKFVFELPASSDSFKVIAPLGISFFTFECIAYLVDVYRGAPATGEFLKFASYKFFFAKLISGPITRFHKLENQFSALKFPTPDIVAEGLWLIARGAVKKGIFADHLGIFVDLCFGNLQRAGSTDLWLATFAYGLQLYLDFNGYVDIARGSALLFGLVLPENFDFPYFSTNIADFWRRWHMTLGDWLRNYIYFPLGGSRRGLNRTCLNLFIVMLIAGIWHGAALGYVVWGIYHGLALVVHRLTDAISDRFENLEHFWQNPIGIVSAWLLTQIMVFTSWIWFRLPNLQDSSLVIQHLWGHSADAQFAEKVYVEALNLSQSQLAWVLTILAALMAIVYAFNRNLKLQFHWPVKLFFVPLCLYAVWLLAPEGSLPYIYFDF from the coding sequence ATGAGCTTTATATCAATTGTTTACGGGTTATTCTTACTCAGTGTGCTGGGGATTTATTGGTCTTTAGCACAAGAAAAATTGCGGCTATGGACATTGTTGATTGCTAGCCTGGTATTTTACGCATCTTTGCAAGCTCAATATATACCGCTACTATTAGCACTAGTTTTTATTAACTTTCGTCTTGGTTTGGCGTTAGGAGAAAACACTTCGCCAGGAGAACATACTCTCGATTGGCGCATTTCTAACGAAGAGTGGCAATTTGCTCAAGCAGATTGGAATCGACACCGTTTAAAGATTTTGTGGCTGGGTGTAATTTTAAATGTTTTGCTGCTATTAAGTTTTAAATATTTGCAACCTTTCTTTAAGTTTGTTTTCGAGTTACCTGCATCAAGTGATTCTTTTAAAGTAATTGCACCATTGGGTATTTCATTTTTTACCTTTGAGTGCATTGCATATTTAGTTGATGTTTATCGCGGTGCGCCGGCTACTGGAGAATTTCTCAAGTTTGCTAGCTACAAATTTTTCTTTGCGAAATTGATTTCTGGTCCGATTACTCGCTTTCACAAACTGGAAAATCAATTCAGTGCGCTGAAATTTCCTACTCCTGATATTGTGGCAGAGGGATTATGGTTAATTGCTAGGGGTGCTGTCAAAAAAGGTATTTTTGCAGACCACTTGGGGATTTTTGTAGATTTATGTTTTGGTAATTTGCAAAGGGCAGGTAGTACTGATTTATGGTTGGCTACATTTGCCTACGGCTTGCAATTGTATTTAGATTTTAATGGTTATGTAGACATTGCCCGTGGTAGTGCTTTACTTTTTGGCTTGGTTTTGCCAGAGAATTTTGACTTTCCCTACTTCAGTACTAATATTGCTGATTTTTGGCGACGCTGGCACATGACGCTTGGCGATTGGCTGCGTAACTATATATATTTTCCTTTGGGTGGTTCTCGTCGCGGTTTGAATCGCACCTGCTTGAATTTATTTATTGTGATGTTAATTGCTGGCATTTGGCATGGTGCAGCTTTGGGTTATGTAGTCTGGGGTATTTATCATGGTTTAGCGTTGGTGGTTCATCGACTGACTGATGCAATTAGCGATCGCTTTGAAAATCTCGAACACTTCTGGCAAAATCCCATAGGTATAGTATCAGCTTGGCTGCTGACTCAAATTATGGTTTTCACCTCTTGGATTTGGTTCCGCTTACCCAACCTCCAAGACTCTTCTTTAGTAATTCAGCATCTTTGGGGTCATTCCGCAGACGCACAGTTTGCCGAAAAGGTTTATGTAGAAGCTTTGAATCTCAGCCAATCCCAACTCGCTTGGGTGCTAACAATTTTAGCTGCGCTTATGGCTATAGTATATGCCTTTAACCGCAACTTAAAGTTACAGTTCCATTGGCCCGTCAAGCTTTTCTTCGTGCCACTATGTCTCTACGCTGTTTGGTTATTGGCTCCTGAAGGCAGCTTGCCTTATATTTATTTTGATTTCTAG
- the psbA gene encoding photosystem II q(b) protein has protein sequence MTTTLQRRESGSVWERFCSWITSTENRIYIGWFGVLMIPTLLAATTCFIIAFIAAPPVDIDGIREPVAGSLIYGNNIISGAVVPSSNAIGLHFYPIWEAASLDEWLYNGGPYQLVVFHFLIGVFCYLGREWELSYRLGMRPWICLAFSAPVAAATAVFLIYPIGQGSFSDGMPLGISGTFNFMIVFQAEHNILMHPFHQLGVAGVFGGSLFSAMHGSLVTSSLVRETTETESQNYGYKFGQEEETYNIVAAHGYFGRLIFQYASFNNSRSLHFFLAAWPVVGIWFTSLGVSTMAFNLNGFNFNQSVIDSSGRVINTWADVINRANLGMEVMHERNAHNFPLDLAAADFAPVALTAPAING, from the coding sequence ATGACCACAACTTTACAAAGACGCGAAAGCGGCAGTGTATGGGAACGGTTCTGTAGTTGGATCACCAGCACCGAAAACCGCATATACATCGGTTGGTTCGGCGTATTGATGATTCCAACCCTGCTAGCCGCCACCACCTGCTTCATCATTGCGTTCATCGCAGCACCTCCAGTAGATATCGATGGTATCCGCGAACCCGTAGCAGGTTCGTTGATTTACGGAAACAACATCATCTCAGGTGCAGTTGTTCCTTCCTCTAACGCAATTGGTTTACACTTCTACCCAATCTGGGAAGCAGCTTCTTTAGATGAGTGGTTGTACAACGGTGGTCCTTACCAATTGGTAGTATTCCACTTCCTAATCGGCGTATTCTGCTACTTAGGACGTGAATGGGAACTTTCCTACCGCTTAGGTATGCGTCCTTGGATCTGCCTAGCATTCTCTGCACCCGTAGCAGCAGCAACCGCAGTATTCTTGATCTACCCAATCGGACAAGGTTCATTCTCTGACGGTATGCCTTTGGGTATCTCCGGAACCTTCAACTTCATGATTGTGTTCCAAGCAGAACACAACATCTTGATGCACCCCTTCCACCAACTAGGTGTAGCTGGTGTATTTGGTGGTAGCCTATTCTCTGCAATGCACGGTTCACTTGTAACTTCAAGCTTGGTTCGTGAAACAACCGAAACCGAATCACAAAACTACGGTTACAAATTCGGTCAAGAAGAAGAAACCTACAACATTGTTGCAGCACACGGTTACTTCGGTCGCTTGATTTTCCAATACGCTTCATTCAACAACAGCCGTTCCTTGCACTTCTTCTTGGCAGCATGGCCAGTAGTAGGCATCTGGTTCACCTCCTTGGGCGTAAGCACAATGGCGTTCAACCTGAACGGTTTCAACTTCAACCAATCAGTAATTGATTCTTCTGGTCGCGTCATCAACACATGGGCTGACGTAATCAACCGCGCTAACCTAGGTATGGAAGTAATGCACGAGCGCAACGCTCACAACTTCCCTCTAGATTTGGCTGCTGCTGACTTCGCACCTGTAGCATTGACTGCACCTGCTATCAACGGCTAA
- the mfd gene encoding transcription-repair coupling factor, whose protein sequence is MAFSSIVRALGRSPLTTELVSKLNRQHNLRLSGISRLPKGFITSAIAQTDKQNLLVVCATLEEAGRAYAQLEAMGWQTVHFYPTSEASPYEPFDPETEMTWGQMQVLADLVKGNGESLIGNGEREKGKGEITNSQLPITNSQLPITNSQLPKVAIVATERALQPHLPPPAAFKPFCLTLKRGMEFDSSSFSEKLATLGYERVPMVEMEGQWSRRGDIVDVFPVSSELPVRLEWFGDEIEQIREFDPSTQRSALDKIDQLILTPTSFAPIVMAALKESAKLEFDSEVLEGSRRFLGLAFDKPASLLDYLPENTLIAIDEPEQCHAHSDRWVENAEEQWRLGNGQWAMGNGEDTLTPDLGTDAINPNLGTDAINRVSTLPKIHRSFDDSLADAAKFKTLYLSELVEENSGINLASRAVPVTPHQFAKLAETLRSERDRNFSVWLISAQPSRSVSLLQEHDCPAQFIPNPRDYLAIDKLQINHTPIALKYSGLAELEGFILPTFRMVVVTDREFFGQHSLATPSYIRKRRKAASKQVDPQKLRPGDYVVHRNHGVGKFVKLESLTINHETRDYLVVQYADGLLRVAADQVGALSRLRSSGEKAPELNKMTGKAWENTKNRVRKAIRKLAVDLLKLYAARSQQHGFTYPPDMPWQEELEDSFPYQPTTDQLKAVQDVKRDMESDRPMDRLVCGDVGFGKTEVAIRAVFKAVTAGKQVALLAPTTILTQQHYHTLKERFAPYPVNVGLLNRFRSAEERREIQKRLATGELDVVVGTHQLLGKGVTFRDLGLLVVDEEQRFGVNQKEKIKSLKTQVDVLTLSATPIPRTLYMSLSGIREMSLITTPPPSRRPIQTHLSPLNPESVRTAIRQELDRGGQIFYVVPRVEGIEEIATKLREMLPGARLAIAHGQMDESELESTMLTFGNGDADILLCTTIIESGLDIPRVNTILIEDAHRFGLAQLYQLRGRVGRAGIQAHAWLFYPKQRELSDAARQRLRAIQEFTQLGSGYQLAMRDMEIRGVGNLLGAEQSGQMEAIGFDLYMEMLEEAIREIRGQEIPKVDDTQIDLNLTAFIPADYIPDLDQKMSAYRAVAAAKTKQELSMIAAEWSDRFGTIPESANQLLRVMELKQLAKNLGFSRIKPEAKQHIVLETPMEEPAWNLLAANLSESMRSRFVFSPGKVTVRGLAVLKADQQLQNLIDAFGKMQGALPEAA, encoded by the coding sequence ATGGCTTTTTCTTCAATTGTGCGTGCGTTAGGGCGATCGCCTCTCACCACTGAACTGGTTTCTAAGTTAAATCGACAACATAATTTACGCTTAAGTGGCATTTCCCGCTTGCCTAAGGGGTTTATCACTTCGGCGATCGCGCAAACTGATAAACAAAATTTGTTGGTGGTGTGTGCCACTTTGGAAGAAGCCGGACGTGCTTATGCTCAGTTAGAGGCTATGGGATGGCAAACGGTACATTTTTACCCTACCTCTGAAGCGTCCCCTTACGAACCCTTTGACCCGGAAACCGAAATGACTTGGGGACAAATGCAGGTTTTGGCAGATTTGGTAAAGGGGAATGGGGAATCGCTAATAGGTAATGGGGAAAGGGAAAAGGGGAAAGGGGAAATTACCAATTCCCAATTACCAATTACCAATTCCCAATTACCAATTACCAATTCCCAATTACCCAAAGTAGCGATTGTAGCGACCGAGAGAGCGTTGCAACCTCATTTACCACCCCCAGCAGCTTTTAAACCTTTCTGTCTGACTCTCAAGCGGGGGATGGAATTTGATTCCAGTAGCTTTAGTGAAAAATTAGCTACTTTGGGATACGAGCGAGTGCCGATGGTAGAAATGGAAGGTCAGTGGAGTCGGCGGGGTGATATTGTTGATGTGTTTCCAGTTTCCTCAGAATTGCCAGTAAGATTAGAATGGTTTGGCGACGAAATTGAGCAAATACGCGAATTTGACCCTTCAACTCAACGTTCAGCCCTTGACAAAATTGACCAGTTGATTCTGACTCCTACTAGCTTTGCTCCGATTGTGATGGCAGCCCTAAAAGAAAGTGCAAAGTTGGAATTTGATTCAGAAGTACTAGAAGGAAGTCGTCGCTTTTTGGGGTTAGCTTTTGATAAACCCGCTTCTTTGCTAGATTATTTACCAGAAAATACTCTGATTGCGATTGATGAGCCAGAACAGTGTCATGCTCATAGCGATCGCTGGGTAGAAAATGCTGAAGAACAATGGCGATTGGGCAATGGGCAATGGGCAATGGGCAATGGGGAAGATACCCTCACTCCCGACTTAGGTACAGACGCGATTAATCCCAACTTAGGTACAGACGCGATTAATCGCGTCTCTACATTACCAAAAATCCATCGTTCGTTTGATGATTCTCTGGCAGATGCGGCAAAATTTAAAACATTATATTTATCGGAACTGGTAGAAGAAAATAGCGGTATCAATCTTGCGAGTAGAGCTGTTCCAGTTACACCGCATCAATTTGCTAAACTGGCAGAAACTCTCCGCAGTGAACGCGATCGCAATTTCTCTGTCTGGTTGATTTCCGCTCAACCAAGTCGTTCTGTGTCTCTTTTGCAAGAACACGATTGTCCGGCACAGTTTATTCCTAATCCCCGCGATTATCTGGCGATCGACAAGCTACAAATTAATCACACACCGATCGCTTTAAAATATTCTGGTTTGGCAGAGTTGGAAGGCTTTATCCTGCCGACATTCCGGATGGTTGTTGTCACGGATCGGGAATTTTTTGGGCAGCACTCTTTAGCTACTCCCAGTTATATCCGCAAGCGTCGCAAAGCTGCTTCTAAGCAAGTTGACCCTCAAAAGCTGCGTCCTGGTGATTATGTAGTTCACAGAAATCATGGTGTGGGTAAATTTGTCAAGCTAGAAAGTTTGACGATTAATCACGAAACTCGTGATTATCTGGTGGTGCAGTACGCTGACGGGTTGTTAAGAGTTGCTGCGGATCAAGTTGGTGCTTTATCTCGGTTACGCAGTAGTGGGGAGAAAGCACCAGAACTCAACAAGATGACTGGGAAGGCTTGGGAAAATACCAAGAATAGAGTCCGCAAAGCCATCAGAAAATTGGCAGTGGATTTGTTGAAGTTGTATGCAGCGCGATCGCAACAACATGGTTTTACTTATCCACCAGATATGCCTTGGCAAGAGGAATTAGAAGATTCTTTTCCTTACCAACCGACAACGGATCAGCTAAAAGCGGTGCAAGATGTGAAGCGGGATATGGAAAGCGATCGTCCGATGGATCGCTTAGTTTGTGGGGATGTCGGTTTTGGCAAAACGGAAGTGGCAATTCGCGCTGTTTTTAAAGCTGTCACGGCAGGGAAACAAGTTGCGCTCCTCGCACCGACAACAATTTTGACTCAGCAACACTACCACACTTTAAAGGAGCGTTTTGCTCCCTATCCGGTGAATGTTGGCTTACTCAACCGCTTTCGCAGTGCTGAAGAACGTCGGGAAATTCAAAAGCGATTGGCGACGGGTGAATTAGATGTAGTTGTTGGCACACACCAACTTCTAGGTAAAGGTGTGACATTCCGAGATTTAGGACTTTTGGTGGTGGATGAAGAACAGCGGTTTGGGGTGAATCAAAAGGAGAAAATTAAAAGCCTAAAAACTCAAGTTGATGTGCTGACTCTTTCTGCTACTCCGATTCCCCGTACTTTGTATATGTCCTTGTCGGGGATTCGGGAAATGAGTTTAATTACTACACCACCCCCATCAAGGCGCCCGATTCAAACTCATCTTTCACCGCTAAACCCGGAAAGCGTCCGCACTGCCATACGTCAAGAATTAGACAGAGGCGGACAGATTTTTTATGTAGTTCCACGGGTAGAGGGAATTGAAGAAATAGCAACGAAATTGCGAGAAATGCTACCAGGGGCAAGATTGGCGATCGCTCACGGTCAAATGGATGAAAGCGAGTTAGAATCAACCATGCTGACTTTCGGCAATGGGGATGCTGATATCCTGCTTTGCACGACGATTATTGAATCTGGTTTGGATATTCCACGAGTCAACACCATCTTAATTGAAGATGCTCATCGATTTGGTTTAGCGCAATTATACCAGTTGCGGGGACGGGTAGGACGTGCGGGTATACAAGCTCATGCCTGGTTATTTTACCCGAAACAGCGAGAATTATCTGATGCTGCTCGCCAGCGTTTGCGAGCAATTCAGGAATTCACGCAGTTGGGTTCTGGCTATCAATTGGCAATGCGAGATATGGAAATTAGGGGTGTGGGTAACTTGCTAGGTGCAGAACAATCCGGTCAAATGGAAGCGATCGGCTTTGATTTGTATATGGAAATGCTCGAAGAAGCAATTCGGGAAATTCGCGGACAGGAAATTCCCAAAGTTGATGATACTCAGATTGACCTCAATTTGACAGCATTTATTCCCGCCGATTATATCCCCGATTTGGATCAAAAGATGAGTGCTTATCGTGCGGTAGCAGCAGCGAAAACTAAACAAGAATTATCAATGATTGCTGCTGAGTGGAGCGATCGCTTTGGTACAATTCCCGAGAGCGCAAATCAACTCTTGCGAGTGATGGAATTGAAACAGCTAGCGAAGAATCTCGGATTTAGCCGCATTAAACCCGAAGCTAAACAGCATATCGTTTTAGAAACCCCGATGGAAGAACCTGCGTGGAATTTGTTAGCAGCAAATTTATCAGAGTCAATGCGATCGCGCTTTGTTTTCTCACCCGGTAAAGTCACCGTGCGTGGTTTAGCAGTCCTCAAAGCAGATCAACAGTTGCAAAATCTCATCGATGCTTTCGGGAAAATGCAAGGCGCCCTACCCGAAGCTGCTTAG
- a CDS encoding DUF1574 family protein has translation MKTASLERHKSLAQWVSQATGINTFGVKIQLRGNDLHILCEGRDCPQRWQTLSDLLQALQQTDLEMLTKNQEPAIYQVFVYGRTKGEKRPEWCHRVYLNQLDRHLEQVNQALIKDAEKSSIKPGGAIIVSNESLARQGHPDAIARYLSETLSTLGVSVEVKVKNQKPKEKGSLEENRLWIFCQSSYSPDPSLIAEPVAQKLRDLKLLGYQDAVIASQVVGEIKPEWLLRIDLTPPEVMLKEWARWGDIQAIALLVGAALSELKVTVQASLKESTLHVFCTSTDSAIVPDKTACLNAILPQLEAIAPQGILAATVYGQKTTGQQLDWIDWLNLPASEHPALSASAMELASSGDEPAIHFLIERLLNPDLNLRLKTGGIRVLLLRKGDLLHVMCDAPICPGRKKVAPKVTQCVRQLKVPNIIGVRVYGRRAGNKEPFWNYGVDFEQRERLVPEATPEFAATSAYVNELLPSESSEPILRPDLTTEEVQTFVTEVARDWGATARKSLLATQLFIEKDSTERNVDYQGLKTALVWGTLGLLLTLQTDWILGQIVALTAQKPTVASVASKSSSVDEENQVERTAFFADTSGKKSQSNSVFNASGFIKDDNTAPRGKATATAILLAARSQMPSFNARQLDEQLALYKQRLAKTGIPPKVLIIGSSRALRGIDPTALDKALATQGYPDIDVFNFGINGATAQVVDFIIRRVLEPSELPKIIIWADGSRAFNSGRDDATFKAIAASAGYQQAIQKVLASSTNDVQSATKEQQKTKAENQDVNSYQAVNQSLNEALANLSATYQQRDRFKAFLNTEFKYLPIISSSQPATSDSQTTDNSEEYSQQAVDFDGFLPLSIRFNPKNYYQKHPKVSGSYDNDYKSFQVAGEQDAAFQAVLEFTQAQKISLVFVNMPLTADYLDPVRTKYEQEFRQYMTNQVANSSLIYRDLSQLFPQASKNFSDPSHLNRFGAYEVSKKLANDPMIPWTTK, from the coding sequence ATGAAAACAGCATCATTAGAACGCCATAAATCTTTAGCGCAGTGGGTCAGCCAAGCAACTGGTATCAACACTTTCGGGGTGAAAATCCAGTTGCGAGGAAACGACTTGCACATTCTTTGTGAAGGTCGAGACTGTCCTCAACGTTGGCAAACTCTGTCGGACTTGCTGCAAGCGTTACAGCAGACCGACTTGGAAATGTTGACAAAAAATCAGGAACCTGCTATATACCAAGTATTTGTTTATGGTCGCACAAAAGGAGAAAAACGACCGGAATGGTGTCATCGAGTTTATTTAAATCAACTCGACAGACATTTAGAACAGGTAAATCAAGCCCTGATTAAAGATGCGGAAAAATCCAGCATCAAACCTGGTGGGGCGATAATTGTTTCTAATGAAAGTTTGGCACGCCAGGGACACCCAGATGCGATCGCTCGTTATCTCAGCGAAACGTTGAGTACTTTGGGTGTGTCAGTTGAAGTCAAGGTTAAGAACCAAAAGCCAAAAGAAAAGGGTTCTTTAGAAGAAAATCGTCTGTGGATATTTTGTCAGTCGAGTTACAGTCCCGATCCATCTTTAATCGCGGAACCAGTAGCTCAGAAACTACGTGATTTGAAGCTATTAGGCTATCAAGATGCTGTTATCGCTTCGCAAGTTGTTGGCGAAATCAAGCCGGAGTGGTTGCTGCGGATAGATTTAACGCCTCCTGAGGTAATGTTGAAAGAATGGGCACGTTGGGGAGATATACAAGCGATCGCTCTTCTTGTCGGTGCAGCTTTGTCCGAATTAAAAGTTACGGTGCAAGCTTCTTTGAAAGAATCGACGCTACATGTATTTTGCACCTCAACCGACTCAGCAATTGTCCCAGATAAAACAGCGTGCTTGAATGCAATTCTACCTCAGTTAGAAGCGATCGCTCCTCAAGGAATTCTCGCTGCCACCGTTTACGGACAAAAAACCACCGGACAACAACTAGATTGGATTGATTGGCTCAATTTACCCGCTTCTGAGCATCCGGCACTTTCCGCATCAGCTATGGAGTTGGCAAGTTCTGGGGATGAGCCGGCGATTCATTTTTTAATCGAGCGTTTACTTAATCCTGACTTAAATTTACGTCTGAAAACAGGTGGTATTCGCGTACTTTTGCTGAGAAAAGGTGACTTGCTACACGTTATGTGTGATGCACCTATTTGTCCTGGAAGAAAAAAAGTTGCCCCCAAAGTTACTCAGTGCGTCCGCCAGTTAAAAGTACCTAATATAATCGGAGTTAGGGTGTACGGTCGGCGTGCTGGTAATAAAGAACCTTTTTGGAATTATGGCGTTGATTTTGAGCAACGCGAACGTTTAGTACCAGAAGCTACCCCAGAATTTGCAGCCACTTCTGCCTACGTTAACGAGCTTTTACCCTCTGAGAGTAGTGAGCCAATTTTGCGTCCCGATTTAACAACCGAGGAAGTTCAGACTTTTGTCACCGAAGTGGCTCGAGATTGGGGTGCAACCGCGAGAAAAAGTCTTTTGGCAACGCAGTTATTTATAGAAAAAGATTCTACCGAGCGAAACGTTGATTACCAAGGTTTAAAAACCGCTTTGGTTTGGGGAACGCTGGGATTATTGCTTACCCTGCAAACCGATTGGATATTAGGTCAAATTGTTGCTCTGACTGCACAGAAACCAACAGTTGCTAGCGTCGCGTCGAAATCGTCTTCTGTGGATGAGGAAAATCAAGTTGAGAGAACTGCCTTTTTTGCCGATACTTCTGGTAAAAAATCTCAAAGCAATTCTGTATTCAACGCTTCTGGATTTATAAAAGATGATAATACAGCCCCAAGAGGAAAGGCAACCGCAACGGCGATTTTATTAGCAGCGCGATCGCAAATGCCGAGTTTCAATGCCAGACAGTTAGATGAGCAACTGGCATTGTATAAACAGCGTCTCGCTAAAACTGGTATTCCTCCAAAGGTTTTAATTATTGGCTCCTCCCGCGCTTTGAGGGGAATAGATCCGACAGCACTTGACAAAGCTTTGGCGACTCAGGGTTATCCTGATATAGATGTGTTTAATTTTGGTATAAATGGTGCCACCGCCCAAGTTGTAGATTTTATCATTCGCCGAGTTTTAGAGCCATCAGAATTACCAAAAATTATTATATGGGCAGATGGTTCCCGTGCTTTTAATAGCGGTCGAGATGATGCAACCTTTAAAGCGATCGCTGCATCAGCCGGTTATCAACAAGCAATTCAGAAAGTACTAGCTAGTAGTACGAATGATGTTCAATCAGCAACCAAAGAACAACAAAAAACAAAAGCCGAAAATCAAGATGTCAATAGCTATCAAGCTGTTAATCAATCTTTAAATGAAGCTTTAGCTAATCTTTCGGCTACATACCAACAGCGCGATCGATTCAAAGCTTTCTTGAACACAGAATTCAAATATTTGCCGATAATTAGTAGTTCTCAACCCGCTACATCAGATTCACAAACAACAGATAACTCTGAAGAATATTCTCAACAAGCAGTTGACTTTGATGGTTTTTTACCCTTATCTATCCGCTTCAATCCTAAGAATTACTATCAAAAACATCCCAAAGTTTCCGGAAGTTACGACAACGATTACAAATCATTTCAAGTAGCAGGTGAACAAGATGCCGCCTTCCAAGCAGTGCTAGAGTTTACCCAAGCTCAAAAAATTTCCTTAGTTTTTGTAAATATGCCCTTAACGGCAGATTATCTAGACCCAGTACGCACCAAATACGAGCAAGAATTTCGACAGTATATGACGAATCAAGTAGCAAATTCTAGTTTGATTTATCGGGATTTAAGCCAACTATTTCCCCAGGCAAGCAAAAACTTTTCTGACCCCAGCCATCTTAACCGCTTCGGAGCATACGAAGTCTCGAAAAAGCTGGCAAACGATCCGATGATTCCTTGGACGACGAAGTAG
- the rsmG gene encoding 16S rRNA (guanine(527)-N(7))-methyltransferase RsmG — protein MTNFTTPLLPSMADIWQQTLNWQPTTQQQKQFQQLYELILEGNRQLNLTRIIDPEEFWEKHLWDSLRGIAPLLSGKIDFPVSSASPAFIDIGTGAGFPGIPVGCAIAKSQITLLDSTRKKITFIEQILSELALSNVKTLIGRAEEIGQQPQHRERYDLALIRAVGTGSACAEYTLPLLKHKGLAVIYRGNWTEDETTALENAVEQLGGTIELIEKFTTPLSNSIRHCLYLRKVSNTPAKFPRAVGVPTQKPL, from the coding sequence ATGACAAACTTCACAACACCCTTACTGCCATCTATGGCTGACATTTGGCAGCAAACTTTAAATTGGCAACCTACTACCCAACAGCAAAAGCAATTCCAGCAACTTTATGAATTAATTTTAGAAGGGAACCGCCAGTTAAATTTAACTCGCATCATCGACCCCGAAGAATTCTGGGAAAAACATCTTTGGGATTCTTTACGGGGAATTGCCCCGCTGCTATCAGGTAAGATAGACTTTCCTGTGTCCTCTGCTTCTCCCGCTTTCATTGATATTGGTACAGGTGCGGGTTTTCCGGGTATTCCTGTCGGATGTGCGATCGCTAAAAGTCAAATTACCCTTTTAGATTCAACTCGAAAAAAAATTACTTTTATTGAACAAATATTAAGTGAACTTGCTTTAAGCAACGTTAAAACTCTTATTGGTAGAGCCGAAGAAATAGGTCAACAACCCCAGCATCGAGAACGTTACGATCTAGCCTTAATCCGCGCTGTAGGCACAGGTTCTGCTTGTGCGGAATATACTTTACCATTGTTGAAACACAAAGGTTTAGCGGTAATTTACCGGGGTAATTGGACAGAAGACGAAACAACAGCTTTGGAGAATGCTGTTGAGCAGCTAGGTGGCACGATTGAATTAATTGAAAAATTTACAACTCCCTTAAGTAATAGCATTCGTCACTGCTTGTACTTGCGGAAGGTGAGTAATACCCCAGCTAAATTTCCCCGCGCTGTTGGTGTACCGACTCAAAAGCCGCTTTAG